The sequence AGTTGTTCcgaaacaaaaattgaaaactgtGAGTTTAATGATCAGCGTGATGAGGAATTGGAACGCAAAATCTTGAGAAGACAGATGCTGCTTGAAGAGCAACAGAGAAACATAGAGGTAGATGGTGTTCTAGTGTAATAGCTAGTAGCTAATTGCTTTTCTGGTACATACAACTTCAAAGTTGGTTTTCTTCTGTAGCTGTTGAAGGGTGCTCTTGATGAGACCAAGGCAGGAATGCAGAGTCTGCAAATGAAGTACCAAGAGGAATTCAACAATCTAGGTATAAATTACTAATTGATTTAAACTCTTTTATCATTCTTCTAGCTTGTACCTTCAAATGCATTCTCAGTCTAATTGCTAGCTGCCTAAATTAGGTAAGCACATGCATGGCGTGGCTTATGCTGCTTCAGAATACCGaaaagttcttgaagaaaatcGAAAACTATATAACCAAGTTCAAGACCTGAAAGGTAACATTTGCAGTGGCTTATTGTAATTTGAACTTCCTCATAAATTTTGGCTCTAATTTGGCTTTGTAGTAGTACCAGTCTTCTAAATATAATAATGTTCATAAATTGCATTCATCTATCAGGAAATATCAGAGTATATTGTAGAGTTCGACCATTCCTTGGTGGGCACTCAAATCGACCTTCTACTGTCGATCGCATTGATGAAGGGAATATGAGCATTGTGACACCATCGAAATACGGCAAGGAAGGAAGGAAAACATTCAGTTTTAACAAAGTATTTGGGCCTTCTGCGACCCAAGGTTCAACTGCTTTTCATGGTCTTATCATATAACTTTTCTGCATTATGAATATTGAGCACCTACATTCTCTCTACGCAGGGGAAGTATTTTCGGACACTCAACCTCTGATTCGTTCCGTGCTCGATGGTTATAATGTTTGCATATTTGCTTATGGCCAAACTGGATCAGGAAAAACCTACACCATGGTAGGGGATTAAGcatcaaatatataaattatgtgATTACTTCCATAAGTTTTTGTGCTTTTTTCCGGTGGTGTTATTGATTATATCTCATTTGTAAAATCCAGTCAGGACCAAATGAGCTCACTGAGGCCACTTTAGGTGTAAACTACAGGGCATTGAGCGATTTGTTTGTTCTTTCACAACAAAGGAAACAGACCATTTCCTATGACATATCCGTTCAGATGCTTGAGATTTACAATGACCAAATTAGGGATCTCCTTGTGACAGATTCCACTAATCGAAGatatccttttcttttttttcttctggaTTTCCTTCTATATTTCTTTATTCTATTTCATATAATGAAGCCCTTACTATATTTCATATACTTAACTAGTAATTACATTAGAAGTTCGTAACAGTTCTCAAAATGGGATTAACGTACCGGATGCATGTCTTGTACCCGTGTCATCAACATCAGATGTTATAAATCTGATGAATCTGGGTCAAAAGAATCGTGCAGTGAGCTCTACTGCCATGAATGATCGGAGCAGTCGTTCTCATAGGTACATTTGCTATTAACTGAGAAGCAAACTCTTAAATCAATTTAGTATGAAGATTTAGGCATGACTCATGATCtcatataatctaattattCATTGCTTTGTGCTTTGCATCTTTCGTACCTTCCAAAGAGGGTCACAAGTCTCCTTTTAATGTGCATTAACTATTATTGCAACAATTGCAGCTGCTTAACTGTTCATGTTCAAGGAAGAGATTTGACATCCGGGGCGATTCTTCGTGGGTGTATGCATCTTGTTGACTTGGCAGGAAGTGAAAGGGTTGATAAGTCTGAGGTTATAGGAGATAGATTGAAAGAAGCACAACATATCAACAAGTCTCTTTCTGCATTAGGAGATGTTATTTCCTCTCTTGCTCAAAAGAATGCACATGTTCCTTACAGGAACAGTAAACTCACACAATTGCTCCAAGATTCACTTGGTATGTGTGGCTCTGAAAACCATGGACTCCTTTTTGGCTGTAATATTCTGGCTAACCACATTTTGCTTTAATATGCTTTCAGGAGGTCAAGCAAAGACACTCATGTTTGTTCACATAAGTCCAGAGCCTGAAGCTCTTGGAGAAACATTGAGTACTTTAAAGTTTGCCGAAAGGGTTTCAACTGTTGAGCTTGGGGCTGCTCGGGTTAACAAAGATGGTTCCGATGCGAAAGAGCTCAAGGAACAGGTTTTGTTCTTTTTATTGTCTATTATTTGGTTGATAAGATTTGGAAGACCCTTTAGGCTTATTGTCTCTTGTTTTTCACTTTTTCATCTGTTGTCACTGCAAATTCTACTTGATTCattagttgttggtctttttCTTCCACAAGGCAATTAAAAAGTTCTTTTGTTTGCATGTTTGTATATGCTTTTGATCAGTaccaaaaagaaaagtaatGGTATACCTTGTCTCTCATATTTTTACGTGACAACTTTGTTTCTTATTATCAGATAGCTAGCCTTAAAGCAGCCTTAGTGAAGAAGGATGGTGAAACGGAGCAACATTCTCGATCAAACACTCCAGAAAAAAGTAGGATGAAAACCTTCTTGTCATCCCCTTCACTTCCTAGCTATAAAAGTGTCGTAGAGATGTCTGTTAACAGAACAAACTCATTGGAAGACGTTCGTAATGCTGCTGAGGTACGAATTGtattgaaaaacaaataaagcTATTACTTTTCAACCAAAGATATGACAGCTTAACTTGATAACAAAATATGTAGCATGAAAGTTATATCAAAATTAGAGACAAGGCGAATGATAAACAATCCTTATGTAGGGATCATATCTCTTCTCAAGTTCAATATTGTATGCAGCTCAAACCACTTTCACTTGGATGTTAGTAAAAATCTTGATCGGTCACCGAAACACATCTTTGCTCATACATGCTCTTTCGCTAACAGGCTCAAAACAAAGCTAACCAAAAGCTCAAAAGAAGAAGCCTAGATCCCCGAGACATGTTACGGAATTCTCCATGGCCACCATTGGGCGCAACACTTGCTAAAGCGAGGGAAGACGACAAAGAATCTGTTTCGAGTGATTGGGATGACAAAGTTGTCATTAACAAGAATGAACTTACAGGACCTTGGGATGTAAACAAGTTGTCTGAGACATTTCATCAGAATATTCTTGTAGAACCCTCAAAGGTGTACCCTGAAAGCCCGTTCAACAATTATTCAGTGAACAAGAAGGAAAACCAAGAATTTGATGTGCAGAGGAACCAGTATGAGATGGCCAGCACTGATGATTCTGATGATCATGAGGCTACAAATAGTGAAACATCAGAACCAGAAGTAATTTGGCAGTCAAGCCTTCCAATTCCAAAGGCTTCAACCATTCCAAATGGTTTGGTATCAAAGACTAAGAAAACAGCTAATCCTAAGCCAGCCAAGAGCCCAGAAATCAGGTAATTAGTCAATCTCTACATTTCTTACTGCTCTTTGGTCTACATAGAAgatcatttttctctttctatcCAAAACCTGCTACCGAGTCCCGTGCAAAAGAACTTTCAACTCAAAATATCATGTTTAGTAGTGATTTATAGTAACCTTGGAAAAAGTCGAGCACTCAAAAGTTCTTTGTGAGAAAGCACTTGCAGAATGCAGAATGTGTTCGATTCAAGTGTTTATCGGAATGTGTAGAACCAAACATCAAAGTGGTTTTTCATTACCACTTATATCAGAATATTTGCTATTTAAGAGTCAAGTATGCCTTTTGTAATGCACATTGAAATTAAACCCTCAGTCAATCATACTTTATCCCCATGTTTGCTACACAAGATTGATGTATTCGAATATCTTTTAAACTAGGAGCTTCATTCCATCATTGATTCCTCCACCGTCACGGAAACCGCAAGCTGGAGTTGCCCAACAGGTGCCTAAGACGGGCAAACAGTTCGTTCCGGTTGAGGGGGGGAAGAGAAGGGGTGGCAATACTAAATGAGTATTGTGTGATGGAGTTTGTTCATGAATTGATTCTTCCTCATttttgttttcctatttttgtatccatttgTTGTTGTAtatagaaagagagagagagagagagggagagattcTCTGTTAAATGGGCAATAGTTCAAGTTGCCTAAGTTTCTCTGTTGAATCTTCAAATGTATGGTGAAATGGGTTCCCTCCTTGTATAATCcaatttgtttatatgttgGTCCTTTGAGTTTTGTAATTTCAAAACTGTGAGACAAGGAAGTTGCAagttgaaaggaaaaagaagaatcaAATGTATTTTGTGTTTGTTGTACCCCTTCTTGAGAGTGAAATTTAAAGCTTTAACCTATAAAGAAAGATACTAATGTTTTgaccatttgatttttgttcAAATTGACCTTTCTCTTTCGATTATATTGATTCGTGCTAATTAGAATTGTTGACAGATATATTGTTCAAAAAGTTGTGTTGTTTAATATGCAAAAGAATATAAGAGATGAATCAAACAGGTGGTTTCATACTTAGTTCTTGCCATCTTATATAACTATAAAATTGGGCCCCAAAACATGCAAATTCATGTAATTTTGGCCGTTGAACTTTATAATTGCtgaaatgagttttttttttaattaaaatttttgtttgtatc comes from Benincasa hispida cultivar B227 chromosome 2, ASM972705v1, whole genome shotgun sequence and encodes:
- the LOC120070887 gene encoding kinesin-like protein KIN-14F; this translates as MMATEQVFPFSVASVVEDVLQQHGVRPRNIDLASKKSEEDSLRRYEAAGWLRKTVGVVGGKDLPAEPSEEEFRLGLRSGIILCNVLNKVQPGAVSKVVEGPCDSVIIPDGAPLSAYQYFENVRNFLVAIEEMGLPTFEASDLEQGGKSTRVVNSVLALKSYSTWKQGGGNGVWKYGGTAKSPTSRKNVVLKNSEPFMKSFSKTSSTGDSFSLESSSSGDNSNEAGSPRPLHMLLSQLLSNKQLDEIPSIVECMIGKVMEEFEHRLATHNNMMKTNAEDVAESVSEKSPPQITSADETMEEETTSSPEEISSPEATSFPEEINSPKDSPEAEETSCLEADSYPEAESCHETESCHETESCSETKIENCEFNDQRDEELERKILRRQMLLEEQQRNIELLKGALDETKAGMQSLQMKYQEEFNNLGKHMHGVAYAASEYRKVLEENRKLYNQVQDLKGNIRVYCRVRPFLGGHSNRPSTVDRIDEGNMSIVTPSKYGKEGRKTFSFNKVFGPSATQGEVFSDTQPLIRSVLDGYNVCIFAYGQTGSGKTYTMSGPNELTEATLGVNYRALSDLFVLSQQRKQTISYDISVQMLEIYNDQIRDLLVTDSTNRRLEVRNSSQNGINVPDACLVPVSSTSDVINLMNLGQKNRAVSSTAMNDRSSRSHSCLTVHVQGRDLTSGAILRGCMHLVDLAGSERVDKSEVIGDRLKEAQHINKSLSALGDVISSLAQKNAHVPYRNSKLTQLLQDSLGGQAKTLMFVHISPEPEALGETLSTLKFAERVSTVELGAARVNKDGSDAKELKEQIASLKAALVKKDGETEQHSRSNTPEKSRMKTFLSSPSLPSYKSVVEMSVNRTNSLEDVRNAAEAQNKANQKLKRRSLDPRDMLRNSPWPPLGATLAKAREDDKESVSSDWDDKVVINKNELTGPWDVNKLSETFHQNILVEPSKVYPESPFNNYSVNKKENQEFDVQRNQYEMASTDDSDDHEATNSETSEPEVIWQSSLPIPKASTIPNGLVSKTKKTANPKPAKSPEIRSFIPSLIPPPSRKPQAGVAQQVPKTGKQFVPVEGGKRRGGNTK